The Candidatus Methylomirabilota bacterium genome contains a region encoding:
- a CDS encoding aldo/keto reductase: MLERRPFGRTDHESSVTLFGGAALARASQADADRALELLLRYGVNHIDTAARYGDSELRIGPWMARHRKDFFLATKTGSRGAREAREDIHRSLERLRVDHVDLIQLHSLGHPDDWDQAMGPGGALEAAVEARTQGLARFVGVTGHGWTIAATHRRSLARFDFDTVLLPYNFFMAQDERYRRSFEEVLAICRERNVAVQVIKSIARGPWAAADRTHTTWYQPLEDQADIDRAVHWALGVPGVFLNTAGDLTLLPKVLDAASRFERRPADEEMRAMLGATRMTSLFGLST; encoded by the coding sequence ACCCTGTTCGGCGGCGCGGCGCTGGCCCGCGCGAGCCAGGCCGACGCCGACCGCGCGCTGGAGCTCCTGCTCCGCTACGGCGTCAACCACATCGACACCGCCGCGCGCTACGGCGACTCGGAGCTGCGCATCGGCCCGTGGATGGCGCGCCACCGGAAGGACTTCTTCCTCGCGACCAAGACCGGGAGCCGCGGCGCCCGCGAGGCGCGCGAGGACATCCACCGCTCGCTCGAGCGCCTGCGCGTGGACCACGTGGACCTGATCCAGCTCCACTCGCTCGGCCACCCGGACGACTGGGACCAGGCGATGGGGCCCGGCGGCGCGCTCGAGGCGGCGGTCGAGGCGCGCACGCAGGGCCTCGCGCGGTTCGTCGGCGTGACGGGCCACGGCTGGACCATCGCCGCCACGCACCGCCGGAGCCTCGCGCGCTTCGACTTCGACACGGTGCTGCTGCCGTACAACTTCTTCATGGCGCAGGACGAGCGCTACCGGCGGAGCTTCGAGGAGGTGCTCGCGATCTGCCGCGAGCGCAACGTCGCGGTCCAGGTCATCAAGTCCATCGCGCGCGGGCCGTGGGCCGCGGCCGACCGCACGCACACCACGTGGTACCAGCCGCTCGAGGACCAGGCGGACATCGACCGGGCGGTGCACTGGGCCCTCGGCGTGCCCGGCGTGTTCCTCAACACGGCGGGCGACTTGACGCTCCTGCCGAAGGTCCTCGACGCCGCGAGCCGCTTCGAGCGCCGCCCCGCCGACGAGGAGATGCGGGCGATGCTCGGCGCGACGCGGATGACGTCGCTCTTCGGCCTGTCCACGTAA
- a CDS encoding glucose 1-dehydrogenase, with protein MRLAGKVALITGGASGMGQSEAMIFGREGAKVVVGDLLETEGRQVVDKIAGAGGQARFVKLDVTREAEWEEAVKTAVASFGKLDVLVNNAGISGTFDPDTLSTSAWDTLLGVNARGVFLGMKHAVPAMQRAGGGSIVNISSISGIVGQDKIHMGYNASKGAVRAMTKSAAVQFAKDGIRVNSVHPGIMPPMRTSKLSGDPAWREKTLRFVPMKREGRVEEVAYAVLFLASDEASYITGAELAVDGGYLAV; from the coding sequence ATGCGACTCGCGGGCAAGGTTGCGCTCATCACGGGCGGGGCGAGCGGCATGGGCCAGAGCGAGGCGATGATCTTCGGCCGTGAGGGCGCGAAGGTGGTCGTCGGCGACCTCCTCGAGACTGAGGGCCGCCAGGTCGTGGACAAGATCGCCGGCGCGGGCGGGCAGGCGCGCTTCGTCAAGCTCGACGTCACGCGCGAGGCCGAGTGGGAGGAGGCGGTCAAGACCGCGGTCGCGAGCTTCGGCAAGCTCGACGTCCTCGTCAACAACGCCGGGATCAGCGGCACGTTCGACCCCGACACGCTGAGCACGTCGGCCTGGGACACGCTCCTCGGCGTGAACGCGCGAGGCGTCTTCCTCGGCATGAAGCACGCGGTCCCCGCCATGCAGCGGGCGGGCGGCGGCTCGATCGTCAACATCTCCTCGATCTCGGGCATCGTCGGCCAGGACAAGATCCACATGGGCTACAACGCCTCGAAGGGGGCCGTGCGCGCGATGACCAAGTCGGCCGCGGTCCAGTTCGCGAAGGACGGCATCCGCGTCAACTCGGTGCATCCGGGCATCATGCCGCCGATGCGGACCTCGAAGCTGTCGGGCGACCCGGCCTGGCGCGAGAAGACGCTGCGCTTCGTGCCGATGAAGCGCGAGGGCCGCGTGGAGGAGGTCGCCTACGCCGTGCTGTTCCTCGCCTCGGACGAGGCGTCGTACATCACCGGGGCCGAGCTGGCCGTGGACGGCGGCTACCTCGCCGTGTGA
- a CDS encoding PIG-L deacetylase family protein: MTDASERVMVVTAHPDDPEFGAGGTIAKLVKEGRKVTYVIVTSGNKGSGDRAMTPERLALIRRDEQWNAARALGVEHVEFLGYEDGEVEDTRRLRLDVTRQIRRWRPALIITQSPSRTYTNFFGWHRDHRTTAGVVLDCVYPLARDHLSFPELLPEYEPHAVPEVHLIQWEAPRLVVDITDTMDLKLGAIACHATQVGDLKAVETRVRERAAALGKTKGCAYAEGFDRVRSHTAR, encoded by the coding sequence ATGACGGATGCGAGCGAGCGCGTCATGGTCGTGACCGCCCACCCCGACGATCCCGAGTTCGGCGCGGGTGGGACCATCGCGAAGCTGGTCAAGGAGGGCCGCAAGGTCACGTACGTCATCGTGACCAGCGGCAACAAAGGCTCGGGCGACCGCGCCATGACACCCGAGCGCCTGGCGCTCATCCGGCGGGACGAGCAGTGGAACGCCGCCCGGGCGCTGGGCGTCGAGCACGTGGAATTTCTCGGCTACGAGGACGGCGAGGTGGAGGACACGCGCCGGCTACGGCTGGACGTCACGCGCCAGATCCGCCGGTGGCGGCCCGCGCTGATCATCACGCAGAGCCCGAGCCGCACGTATACCAACTTCTTCGGCTGGCATCGCGACCACCGGACCACCGCCGGCGTCGTCCTTGACTGCGTCTACCCGCTCGCCCGCGACCACCTCTCGTTTCCGGAGCTCCTCCCGGAGTACGAGCCCCACGCGGTGCCGGAGGTGCACCTGATCCAGTGGGAGGCGCCGCGGCTCGTCGTCGACATCACGGACACGATGGACCTGAAGCTCGGGGCGATCGCCTGCCACGCGACCCAGGTCGGCGACCTCAAGGCGGTGGAGACCCGGGTCCGGGAGCGCGCGGCCGCCCTCGGCAAGACGAAGGGCTGCGCCTACGCCGAGGGCTTCGACCGCGTTCGGTCTCACACGGCGAGGTAG
- a CDS encoding MFS transporter translates to MSRDLTRRAPIAVLAAAFLFNVGQGALRPSLPLYLQQVFAARYQMVTLIPVVFGAGKWVASLPTGHLLDTVGRRPFMTCGLLVIALCDVASVMTSAYGVFLGLRALAGVGWAMFGTAATTTIVDGRASSRRGRVVSLLFMSETLGLLLGSLGGGWLYQGVGAASPFVFEAACMLVASVVLARTALPPAEPAAAVSRGAGGSRPLATVLRIPGVLLMGFTNAALIAVQTGLLVFLFPLHLVNRGHMSPGTVGLVVGLGVLGRLVALWLGGSVSDRRGRMRVLIGGLVAFAALLAGLTFLTNPVALGVASLAIGGAAGLVTALPTALIGDQVPPPLHGVAIGWLRTITDTGQILGPLLLGMLADAMNLSAAFFAGAALLAATAWQCRRRAGAIAAATHP, encoded by the coding sequence GTGTCTCGGGACCTGACGCGGCGAGCGCCGATCGCGGTGCTGGCCGCCGCGTTCCTCTTCAACGTGGGTCAGGGCGCGCTTCGTCCGTCGCTGCCGCTGTACCTCCAGCAGGTCTTCGCCGCGAGGTACCAGATGGTGACGCTGATCCCGGTGGTCTTCGGCGCCGGGAAATGGGTCGCCAGCCTGCCGACCGGCCATCTGCTCGACACCGTCGGGCGGCGCCCCTTCATGACGTGCGGGCTGCTCGTGATCGCGCTCTGCGACGTCGCCAGCGTCATGACCTCCGCCTACGGCGTCTTCCTCGGCCTCCGCGCCCTGGCGGGCGTGGGCTGGGCCATGTTCGGGACGGCGGCGACCACGACCATCGTCGATGGCCGAGCGTCCTCGCGTCGCGGGCGGGTCGTCAGTCTCCTGTTCATGAGCGAAACGCTCGGGCTGTTGCTCGGCAGCCTGGGGGGCGGCTGGCTGTATCAGGGCGTCGGAGCCGCGAGCCCGTTCGTCTTCGAGGCGGCCTGCATGCTGGTGGCAAGCGTCGTGCTGGCGCGGACGGCGTTGCCGCCGGCCGAGCCCGCGGCAGCGGTCTCGCGAGGCGCGGGCGGTTCACGCCCGCTCGCGACCGTGCTCCGGATTCCCGGTGTGCTCCTCATGGGCTTCACTAACGCCGCGCTGATAGCCGTACAGACGGGACTCCTGGTCTTCCTCTTCCCGCTCCACCTGGTCAACCGGGGGCACATGAGCCCGGGCACCGTCGGCCTCGTCGTCGGCCTCGGCGTGCTCGGCCGGCTCGTGGCGCTGTGGCTCGGTGGTAGTGTCTCGGACCGGAGGGGTCGCATGCGCGTGTTGATCGGGGGTCTGGTCGCCTTCGCCGCGCTGCTCGCGGGTCTGACGTTCCTGACGAATCCCGTCGCGCTCGGCGTCGCGAGCCTGGCGATCGGCGGCGCGGCCGGCCTGGTGACGGCGCTGCCCACGGCGCTCATCGGGGATCAGGTTCCGCCGCCTCTCCACGGGGTGGCGATCGGCTGGCTCCGCACGATCACGGATACCGGTCAGATCCTCGGCCCGCTGCTGCTGGGGATGCTCGCCGATGCCATGAATCTCTCCGCGGCGTTTTTCGCCGGCGCAGCGTTGCTGGCGGCGACGGCGTGGCAGTGTCGCCGCCGAGCCGGCGCGATCGCCGCCGCGACGCACCCATGA
- a CDS encoding MerR family transcriptional regulator, which translates to MTQALTIGQLARTTGVPSKTIRYYEQVGVLPPPARTPAGYRQYARRGVHRLLFIRRARALGLSLQHLKTLAAALDGGPRGAVRSRLREVVRAQLSAVHAQRAELQRLQRQLEQVLRRLRAPGRRVEAAAGCRCLGT; encoded by the coding sequence ATGACGCAGGCGCTGACCATTGGCCAGCTCGCGCGGACGACCGGTGTGCCGTCGAAGACCATCCGTTATTACGAGCAGGTCGGAGTTCTACCGCCGCCGGCCCGCACGCCGGCGGGGTACCGGCAGTATGCCCGGCGGGGTGTCCACCGGCTCCTGTTCATCCGTCGGGCCCGTGCGCTAGGGCTGTCGCTCCAGCACCTCAAGACGCTGGCCGCCGCGCTTGACGGTGGGCCGCGCGGTGCCGTGCGTTCCCGGCTGCGCGAGGTCGTCCGTGCACAGCTGTCGGCCGTGCACGCGCAGCGGGCGGAGCTCCAGCGCCTCCAGCGGCAGCTCGAGCAGGTGCTGCGCCGGTTGCGAGCGCCAGGACGCAGGGTGGAGGCCGCGGCGGGTTGCCGGTGTCTCGGGACCTGA
- a CDS encoding amidohydrolase family protein, translating to MVLISSDGHLEVRPERWTPRMPAKYRDRAPRTITLPDGGDAIVVEGQPPYPVPFLDLRAGRTNETWQPFGVTVDDTAGVGPPEQRLKEQDLDGLEAEVLFPNMQVGPRLWRAMGDDDVYRAVVRAYNDWLGEEYVPVSRDRLIGLGVIPWTNVDDAIAELRHCAALGLRGVNLGVFPSGKSYPTPEDDRFWAAAIDMRMPLTVHVAFDRLGPRAAQPTFEYPGADPAIVAKLGPRKIVEWVALPFLGTAPAMSLAQLTLSGVFDRLPDLKIFFAETRLGWVPFWMEEADYWYERHRHWAERLLNFKPLKQRPSDYVRQHISFSVQHVERVAVELRHHLGVDHIMFATDFPHIECDWPNTRPFAERLFAGVPADEAFKIAAGNMLAFFGLGDTPMGRKVLGAAP from the coding sequence ATGGTCCTGATCTCCAGCGACGGTCACCTCGAGGTCCGTCCCGAGCGCTGGACCCCGCGCATGCCGGCGAAGTATCGGGACCGCGCGCCGCGGACGATCACGCTTCCGGACGGCGGCGACGCGATCGTCGTCGAGGGCCAGCCGCCGTATCCCGTGCCCTTTCTCGATCTCCGGGCCGGCAGGACCAACGAGACGTGGCAGCCGTTCGGCGTGACGGTGGACGACACGGCCGGCGTCGGCCCGCCCGAGCAGCGCCTCAAAGAGCAGGACCTGGACGGCCTGGAGGCCGAGGTCCTCTTCCCGAACATGCAGGTCGGCCCCCGCCTCTGGCGCGCGATGGGGGACGACGACGTGTACCGCGCCGTGGTGCGCGCCTACAACGACTGGCTCGGCGAGGAGTACGTCCCCGTCTCGCGCGACCGGCTCATCGGCCTCGGCGTCATCCCGTGGACGAACGTGGACGACGCGATCGCCGAGCTCCGGCACTGCGCGGCGCTGGGGCTCCGGGGCGTCAACCTGGGCGTGTTCCCGAGCGGGAAGTCGTATCCGACGCCCGAGGACGACCGGTTCTGGGCCGCGGCGATCGACATGAGGATGCCGCTCACGGTGCACGTCGCCTTCGATCGTCTCGGACCGCGCGCGGCCCAGCCCACCTTCGAATACCCCGGCGCCGATCCCGCGATCGTCGCCAAGCTCGGCCCGCGGAAGATCGTCGAGTGGGTGGCGCTGCCGTTCCTCGGCACGGCGCCGGCAATGAGCCTCGCCCAGCTGACCCTGTCCGGCGTCTTCGATCGTCTGCCTGACCTGAAAATCTTTTTCGCCGAGACGCGGCTCGGCTGGGTGCCGTTCTGGATGGAGGAGGCCGACTACTGGTACGAGCGGCACCGCCACTGGGCCGAGCGCCTCCTGAACTTCAAGCCGCTGAAGCAGCGGCCCAGCGACTACGTCCGGCAGCACATCTCCTTCAGCGTGCAGCACGTCGAGCGCGTGGCGGTCGAGCTCCGTCACCACCTGGGCGTGGACCACATCATGTTCGCAACCGACTTCCCGCACATCGAGTGCGACTGGCCGAACACGCGGCCGTTCGCCGAGCGGCTGTTCGCCGGCGTGCCGGCGGACGAGGCGTTCAAGATCGCGGCCGGCAACATGTTGGCGTTCTTCGGCCTCGGCGACACGCCGATGGGCCGGAAGGTCCTGGGGGCGGCGCCCTAG
- a CDS encoding CoA transferase, translated as MPRLLDGIRVIDAASFIAGPVAATVMADFGADVIKVEPPGGDVWRVRGAGYPPSPYNFPWIVDNRSKRGVAIDLRAEDGQRVLHRLVSGVDVFVTNVPLEGRARLRVRYEDLAPLNERLIYASVTAYGETGDEAGRPGFDSTALWARTGLMDLVRPSPDSPPARSLPGMGDHPTGMSLFGAIMAALYQRERTGRGGMVSTSLMANGLWWNAVAVQGILCGARTEPRPPREESLSALANLYRCRDGRWFIVTVTGDERRWEPFASGIGRGDLVADPRFATRESRRANARALTAILDAVFATRDWKEWQPILEATGVAFSVVGTLDDIPGDAQMRASGALVPLEDPRAGAPLTVASPIWIEGQEKVPPRLAPAVGEHTVEVLRAAGFADAEIERLRRAGVIVQAGA; from the coding sequence GTGCCCCGCCTCCTCGACGGCATCCGCGTCATCGACGCGGCGAGCTTCATCGCCGGCCCGGTGGCCGCGACCGTCATGGCCGACTTCGGCGCCGACGTCATCAAGGTCGAGCCGCCCGGGGGCGACGTCTGGCGCGTGCGGGGCGCCGGCTATCCCCCGAGCCCGTACAACTTCCCGTGGATCGTCGACAACCGCAGCAAGCGCGGCGTCGCGATCGACCTCCGCGCCGAGGACGGGCAGCGGGTGCTGCATCGCCTGGTGAGCGGCGTGGACGTGTTCGTGACGAACGTGCCGCTCGAGGGGCGGGCCCGCCTGCGCGTGCGCTACGAGGATCTCGCGCCGCTGAACGAGCGGCTGATCTACGCGTCGGTCACCGCCTACGGCGAGACGGGCGACGAGGCGGGGCGCCCCGGCTTCGACAGCACCGCCCTCTGGGCGCGCACGGGGCTCATGGACCTCGTGCGCCCGTCGCCGGACTCGCCGCCCGCGCGCTCGCTGCCCGGCATGGGCGACCATCCCACCGGGATGTCGCTCTTCGGCGCGATCATGGCGGCGCTCTACCAGCGCGAGCGCACGGGCCGGGGCGGCATGGTGTCCACGTCGCTCATGGCCAACGGGCTCTGGTGGAACGCGGTCGCGGTGCAGGGGATCCTCTGCGGCGCGCGCACCGAGCCGCGGCCGCCACGCGAGGAGTCGCTCAGCGCGCTCGCCAACCTCTATCGCTGTCGCGACGGGCGCTGGTTCATCGTCACCGTGACCGGCGACGAGCGGCGGTGGGAGCCGTTCGCGTCCGGGATCGGCCGCGGCGATCTCGTCGCCGACCCACGCTTCGCCACGCGGGAGAGCCGCCGGGCGAACGCCCGCGCCCTCACCGCGATTCTCGACGCGGTCTTCGCGACGCGCGACTGGAAGGAGTGGCAGCCGATCCTCGAGGCGACCGGCGTCGCGTTCAGCGTCGTCGGCACGCTCGACGACATTCCGGGCGACGCGCAGATGCGGGCCAGCGGCGCGCTCGTGCCCCTCGAGGATCCCCGCGCGGGCGCCCCGCTCACGGTGGCGAGTCCTATCTGGATCGAGGGCCAGGAGAAGGTCCCGCCCCGGCTCGCGCCGGCCGTCGGCGAGCACACCGTGGAGGTGCTGCGCGCGGCCGGCTTCGCCGACGCGGAGATCGAGCGGCTGCGCCGCGCCGGCGTCATCGTCCAGGCGGGCGCCTAG
- a CDS encoding chlorohydrolase family protein produces MKTLIEGGWVVAFNGTGHEIHERGSVVVEDDRVLYAGGPYTGPVDTRLSARGKLVSPGFINTHVHTAGNGGDYLLLDMAKNDYRTANYMSFAAPLKGKMTPPPADAVAALRAFVFLHALKQGTTTVIDVGGLRGDWEGYARLVDDLGVRVYGSPPFRDRDTYMDARGRLYYDEDTAAGQQRLREAVDFVRKFDGAAQGRLRGMLNAAQVETCSEPLLRAGKDAARELGVPIHTHAGGNLIEFERIMEEYRKTPVQFLADIGFLDDRTLLGHAVFTTAHPWPRYPFGDDLRVLADTGATVGHCPYKYAKMAMTLHSFQRYLEAGVNVALGTDTYPMDMVAELRWASILAKVTDANYQVGLPRDVFKAATLGGCKFLRRTDLGRLAPGAKADIVIINLDHLGAGVYADPIKALVDGASGRDVDTVIVDGKVLVQGGRTTRVDEDEVYAKARRAIEHAWGLVPGWRWDGATVERIVPPAFPIHRAC; encoded by the coding sequence ATGAAGACGCTCATCGAGGGCGGCTGGGTCGTCGCATTCAACGGGACCGGGCACGAGATCCACGAGCGCGGGAGCGTCGTCGTCGAGGACGACCGCGTCCTCTACGCCGGCGGGCCGTACACGGGCCCGGTCGATACGCGCCTGTCCGCGCGGGGCAAGCTCGTCTCGCCGGGGTTCATCAACACTCACGTGCACACGGCCGGCAACGGCGGGGATTACCTGCTGCTCGACATGGCCAAGAACGACTACCGCACCGCGAACTACATGAGCTTCGCCGCGCCGCTCAAGGGCAAGATGACGCCCCCGCCGGCGGACGCGGTGGCGGCGCTCCGCGCGTTCGTGTTCCTGCACGCGTTGAAGCAGGGGACCACGACCGTCATCGACGTGGGCGGGCTCCGCGGGGACTGGGAAGGCTACGCGCGTCTCGTGGACGACCTCGGCGTGCGCGTCTACGGGAGCCCGCCGTTCCGCGACCGCGACACGTACATGGACGCGCGCGGCCGGCTCTACTACGACGAGGACACCGCCGCCGGCCAGCAGCGCCTGCGCGAGGCCGTCGACTTCGTGCGCAAGTTCGACGGCGCGGCCCAGGGGCGGCTGCGGGGCATGCTGAACGCGGCGCAGGTCGAGACGTGCAGCGAGCCGCTGCTCCGGGCCGGCAAGGACGCGGCGCGCGAGCTCGGCGTGCCGATCCACACCCACGCGGGCGGCAACCTCATCGAGTTCGAGCGGATCATGGAGGAGTACCGGAAGACGCCGGTGCAGTTCCTGGCCGACATCGGCTTCCTCGACGACCGCACCCTGCTCGGCCACGCGGTCTTCACGACGGCGCACCCGTGGCCGCGCTACCCGTTCGGGGACGACCTGCGTGTGCTCGCCGACACCGGGGCGACCGTCGGCCACTGTCCCTACAAGTACGCCAAGATGGCGATGACGCTCCATTCCTTCCAGCGCTACCTCGAGGCCGGCGTGAACGTGGCGCTCGGCACCGACACGTACCCGATGGACATGGTGGCCGAGCTGCGCTGGGCCTCGATCCTGGCGAAGGTCACCGACGCGAATTACCAGGTCGGCCTGCCACGCGACGTCTTCAAGGCGGCGACCCTCGGCGGGTGCAAGTTCCTGCGTCGGACCGATCTCGGCCGGCTGGCCCCGGGCGCCAAGGCCGACATCGTGATCATCAACCTCGACCACCTCGGCGCAGGCGTCTACGCGGATCCGATCAAGGCGCTGGTGGACGGCGCCTCGGGCCGGGACGTGGACACGGTCATCGTGGACGGCAAGGTCCTCGTCCAGGGCGGGCGGACGACCCGTGTCGACGAGGACGAGGTGTACGCGAAGGCCCGACGTGCGATCGAGCACGCGTGGGGCCTGGTTCCCGGATGGCGCTGGGACGGCGCGACGGTCGAGCGGATCGTTCCGCCGGCCTTTCCCATTCACCGCGCGTGCTGA
- a CDS encoding thiamine pyrophosphate-dependent enzyme — protein sequence MKVKAANGFARILKAEGIPWVSCYPTNHVNNALGEEGVPILMMGEERFAVAVADAFSRVTCGRQIGVCTVMANLNAAGIQMAYGAIGQAWEDSSPLLVIAEGVGQGASRHTHYDMASAFKSVTKWVGRVDRAELVPDYARRAFTHLRSGRPGPVLLIIPRDLGEYEEDEHPYAPVKGWRSGPDLDDVKAAVKALLAAQDPLLYVGEGVLYADATSELLRFAELAKLPVLTTLKGKSAFPENHPLSVGVRGSLADHFLRKADLLFSIGSSLFPNRFSHAVPDPGKKTIVQCTVDTLDINRSYETRLAVIGDAKLTLQALVNEVSARTGGGRKKPEVVEEIRAGRQEFAAKFRPLMDSDERPINPYRVIGDLMKVLNPKASFVTGDSGNTRDQISTVYEAQIPRGFLGWGNVSTLGFSLAGAIAAKLAYPERQCVHITGDAGVCYMMGNFEAVARYKIGITTLHINNGGYSGYGPGFWGAGHDPYTWKVSDHSAACMANMAKAVGFYGEDVSEPSQVIPALRRAFDENAKGRPAFLEFICSHHPVHGGWVRP from the coding sequence ATGAAGGTCAAGGCGGCGAACGGCTTCGCGCGGATCCTGAAGGCCGAGGGCATCCCGTGGGTGAGCTGCTATCCCACCAATCACGTGAACAACGCGCTCGGCGAGGAAGGCGTGCCCATCCTCATGATGGGCGAGGAGCGGTTCGCCGTCGCGGTGGCCGACGCGTTCTCGCGCGTGACCTGCGGCAGGCAGATCGGCGTCTGCACCGTCATGGCCAACCTGAACGCCGCCGGCATCCAGATGGCCTACGGCGCCATCGGCCAGGCCTGGGAGGATTCGTCGCCGCTCCTCGTCATCGCCGAGGGCGTGGGCCAGGGCGCGAGCCGGCACACCCACTACGACATGGCCTCGGCGTTCAAGTCGGTGACGAAGTGGGTGGGCCGGGTGGACCGCGCCGAGCTCGTGCCCGACTACGCGCGCCGCGCCTTCACCCACCTCCGGTCGGGCCGGCCCGGTCCGGTCCTGCTCATCATCCCGCGCGACCTCGGCGAGTACGAAGAGGACGAGCACCCCTACGCGCCGGTGAAGGGCTGGCGCTCCGGTCCCGATCTGGACGACGTGAAGGCCGCCGTCAAGGCGCTGCTGGCCGCGCAGGACCCGCTGCTCTACGTCGGCGAGGGCGTTCTCTACGCCGACGCCACGAGCGAGCTCCTCCGGTTCGCCGAGCTGGCGAAGCTGCCGGTGCTGACGACGCTGAAAGGGAAGAGCGCCTTCCCGGAGAACCACCCGCTGTCGGTGGGCGTGCGCGGCTCGCTGGCGGACCATTTCCTCAGGAAGGCCGACCTCCTGTTCTCGATCGGCTCGAGCCTCTTTCCCAACCGGTTCAGCCACGCCGTGCCCGACCCCGGCAAGAAGACCATCGTGCAGTGCACGGTGGACACGCTCGACATCAACCGGAGCTACGAGACCCGACTCGCCGTGATCGGCGACGCGAAGCTGACCCTGCAGGCGCTCGTCAACGAGGTCAGCGCCCGGACGGGCGGCGGGCGCAAGAAGCCGGAGGTCGTCGAGGAGATCCGCGCGGGCAGGCAGGAGTTCGCGGCGAAGTTCCGCCCGCTGATGGACTCGGACGAGAGGCCGATCAATCCGTACCGGGTGATCGGCGATCTCATGAAGGTCCTCAACCCCAAGGCCTCGTTCGTCACCGGCGACTCCGGGAACACGCGCGACCAGATCAGCACGGTCTACGAGGCCCAGATCCCGCGCGGCTTCCTCGGCTGGGGCAACGTCTCCACGCTGGGCTTCAGCCTCGCCGGCGCCATCGCCGCCAAGCTCGCGTATCCGGAGCGGCAGTGCGTCCACATCACCGGCGACGCCGGCGTGTGCTACATGATGGGCAACTTCGAGGCGGTGGCGCGCTACAAGATCGGGATCACGACTCTCCACATCAACAACGGCGGCTACTCGGGGTACGGGCCGGGCTTCTGGGGCGCGGGTCACGATCCCTACACCTGGAAGGTGTCCGACCACTCCGCGGCGTGCATGGCGAACATGGCGAAGGCGGTGGGGTTCTACGGCGAGGACGTGAGCGAGCCGTCGCAGGTGATTCCCGCACTGAGGCGCGCGTTCGACGAGAACGCCAAGGGCCGGCCGGCGTTCCTCGAGTTCATCTGCTCTCACCATCCAGTGCACGGGGGCTGGGTCAGGCCATGA
- a CDS encoding TRAP transporter substrate-binding protein — MSNVRRLILAALVGGTVTAAQPASAQTTLTMSSWVSPTHHITAVVLQGWANEVEKVTGGRVKFRMLPKHPSAPSGTFDAVRDGLVDLSYVTASYTPARHIMPLLPELPGGGETALVNSIAYSRIHWKYFQKVGEYKGVKLLGVFTHGPGQMFTKRPVHGIGDVQGLKIRTGGGVAEAVAKAIGASAFVKPAPESYELLSSGVADGVFFPLESIISFKLDTVLEQATLFPGGMYSSAFGFFMNEDKWNTLPRRDQEAIEKISGEWIARHAGQSWDEADWKGMDALKKSGVKIVYADPAFVAEVKKRSAPIVDDWITRASARGVDAANILAEFREELKKAAAGK, encoded by the coding sequence ATGTCGAACGTGAGGCGCCTGATCCTCGCCGCGCTCGTCGGCGGCACCGTCACCGCCGCGCAGCCGGCGAGCGCGCAGACCACGCTCACGATGTCGTCGTGGGTGTCGCCGACGCACCACATCACCGCCGTCGTGCTGCAGGGCTGGGCCAACGAGGTCGAGAAGGTGACGGGCGGCCGCGTCAAGTTCCGGATGCTGCCGAAGCATCCCTCGGCCCCGTCCGGCACGTTCGACGCCGTGCGGGACGGCCTCGTGGACCTCTCGTACGTCACCGCGAGCTACACGCCGGCGCGGCACATCATGCCGCTCCTGCCGGAGCTGCCCGGCGGCGGCGAGACCGCGCTCGTCAACTCGATCGCGTACTCGCGCATCCACTGGAAATACTTCCAGAAGGTCGGCGAGTACAAGGGCGTGAAGCTCCTGGGCGTCTTCACCCACGGCCCCGGCCAGATGTTCACCAAGCGGCCGGTCCACGGGATCGGCGACGTGCAGGGTCTGAAGATCCGCACCGGGGGCGGCGTCGCCGAGGCGGTGGCCAAGGCGATCGGCGCGTCCGCGTTCGTGAAGCCCGCCCCCGAGTCGTACGAGCTGCTCAGCTCGGGCGTGGCCGACGGCGTGTTCTTCCCGCTGGAGTCGATCATCTCCTTCAAGCTCGACACCGTGCTCGAGCAGGCCACGCTCTTCCCGGGCGGGATGTACAGCTCGGCCTTCGGCTTCTTCATGAACGAGGACAAGTGGAACACGCTGCCCCGGCGGGACCAAGAGGCGATCGAGAAGATCTCCGGCGAGTGGATCGCGCGTCACGCCGGCCAGTCCTGGGACGAGGCCGACTGGAAGGGCATGGACGCGCTGAAGAAGTCCGGCGTCAAGATCGTCTACGCCGACCCCGCCTTCGTGGCGGAGGTGAAGAAGCGCTCCGCGCCCATCGTGGACGACTGGATCACGCGGGCGAGCGCCAGGGGCGTGGACGCCGCGAACATCCTCGCGGAGTTCCGTGAAGAGCTGAAGAAGGCCGCCGCCGGCAAGTGA